One segment of Neodiprion fabricii isolate iyNeoFabr1 chromosome 1, iyNeoFabr1.1, whole genome shotgun sequence DNA contains the following:
- the LOC124176137 gene encoding Kv channel-interacting protein 4-like — protein MSDSEDAGSDGSQQRLHRPSLSRKMRRSIRKVKKSIQKMTVDDGEEETKPIHVVPERLAALSIRTGFSRNEICKIYRAFKQHCPGGAATPNDLRPAYAKLFPLGDSTKYAQVVFNTFDTNKDGLVSFGDFLTGLSLIVKGTAEEKLSWIFGLYDMNGDGHITRHEMLFIVSAIYEMVRTSQTIQRAVNRHVDRLFEKMDLNKDGVISREEFMTSCMNDQSICTQLTVFDDLW, from the exons ATGTCGGACAGCGAGGATGCAGGAAGTGATGGGAGCCAACAACGGTTGCACCGTCCGAGTCTCTCGAGAAAAATGCGGAGGAGCATCAGGAAGGTCAAGAAAAGCATCCAAAAAATGACAG TGGACGATGGCGAGGAGGAAACCAAGCCAATCCATGTGGTACCGGAACGATTGGCAGCCCTGTCGATCCGCACTGGTTTTTCAAGGAATGAGATCTGCAAGATTTACAGAGCTTTCAAGCAGCATTGTCCGGGCGGCGCTGCGACCCCAAACGACCTAAGGCCGGCTTACGCGAAGCTTTTTCCACTTGGAGATTCCACTAAGTACGCTCAAGTAGTATTCAACACCTTCGATACGAACAAAGACGGTCTCGTGAGCTTCGGCGACTTTTTGACTGGCCTGTCTCTGATCGTGAAAGGAACCGCCGAGGAGAAGTTGTCCTGGATTTTCGG ATTGTACGACATGAACGGCGATGGTCACATAACGAGGCACGAAATGTTGTTCATAGTATCGGCGATTTACGAGATGGTGCGAACAAGTCAAACTATACAACGCGCGGTGAACAGACACGTTGATAGACTTTTTGAGAAAATGGATCTGAACAAGGATGGCGTGATATCTCGGGAGGAGTTTATGACGTCATGTATGAAT GACCAAAGTATATGCACGCAGCTGACGGTCTTCGACGATCTCTGGTAA
- the LOC124176143 gene encoding vesicle transport protein SEC20, translating into MMNSEEHLLDLVRQEIVNNNLQVKAIIQDIQNCTESTELLNELNAKGRAKIAALRSSIERLESLAFQERSDKRKLEIYSEIESHKSQLTITLAAFRNANVVSACVIDRMAKDELLGMPDGHQSALRKRRDKQALINMSGGVTDKLLGISRHLAETTQKSAYTLDTLITSSEKVTGTKDELEHQQQVIVQSGKLLGKYGRRELTDKALLVLAFAFFLACVFYILQKRLL; encoded by the exons ATGATGAATTCTGAGGAACATTTGCTGGACTTGGTGCGACAGGAAATTGTCAATAACAATCTACAAGTGAAAGCTATTATTCAG GATATTCAAAATTGCACCGAATCGACAGAGTTATTGAACGAGCTAAATGCAAAAGGCAGAGCGAAAATAGCGGCCCTGCGATCAAGTATTGAGCGATTGGAGAGCTTAGCGTTCCAAGAACGCAGCGATAAACGGAAATTGGAGATTTATTCAGAAATAGAGAGTCATAAAAGTCAGTTGACTATTACCTTAGCCGCCTTTCGCAACGCTAATGTTGTCAGTGCCTGTGTTATCGACAGAATGGCTAAGGATGAATTATTGGGGATGCCCGACGGACATCAGAGTGCATTACGAAAACGGCGAGATAAACAAGCACTGATAAATATGTCAGGCGGCGTTACCGACAAGTTATTGGGCATCTCTAGGCATCTGGCGGAAACCACTCAAAAAAGCGCTTACACCTTAGACACCCTAA TTACGTCGTCGGAGAAAGTGACCGGGACGAAAGATGAGCTTGAACATCAGCAGCAGGTAATTGTGCAGTCTGGAAAGCTCCTGGGAAAATACGGTCGGCGCGAACTTACCGATAAAGCGTTGCTAGTTCTAGCATTTGCATTTTTCTTAGCCTGCGTATTTTACATTCTTCAGAAACGATTGCTCTGA